The segment TCCATCGGCTTGATCGGCAGCGTGTTCCTGTTCGCGGTATTCTTCTCGATCACCGGGCTCGGCGTGCTGCCGTGGCAGGCGTATGCGAAGGACGTCGGAGATTCCGTGGCCCTGTTCGGAAGCCGCCTGCCGTTCGTGGGACCGATCGCGGGCCCGCTCGCGGCCGTGCTCGGCGCCGTTATCCTCCTCATTTCAGCCAACACCGGCGTGATGGGGGCCAGCCGTCTGGTGTACTCGATGAGCCAGCTCAAACTGGTGACGCCCTGGTTTCAGGACGTGCACCATCGCTACCGGACGCCCGCGCGAGCGATCCTGGTTTTTTCCGGAATCGGCCTCCTCGAGGCGGTCCTGGCGTTCCTCACCCCGAGCGCCGTGGACGTCCTGGCCAACATGTACGCGTTCGGCGCGACGTTGGGCTACACGCTTGTCTTCATCGCGCTGATCGTACTGCGGATCCGGGACCCGTACTCGCCGCGGCCGTACCGGGTGCCGCTGAACGTGCGGCTGGGGCCCCGCAACGGGGTGCTGGTCGAAATTCCGATTGTCGGCGTCCTCGGCCTAATCGGCATCCTGATTACGCTGATCGAAGTCGTCCTGACCCACGCGATCGGCCGGATCGCGGGGCCGGCGTGGGTGCTGATCGGCCTCGCGTATTACGTGTGGTTCAGGCGGCAGCAGCGGCTGCCGGTGACGGGCAGCGTCGCGCACGCGTGGGAGGAACAACAGCGGCGAATTCTACGTCACGCCGAGGAATACGATCTGTTGGAGCGCTATGAAATCGTACTCGCGCAGCGCGACCGGGACCTGGCGAGGAAAGGGCGCCGTGCCTAGTCCGGGGGCGGGTCGCGCTTCGACCGCGAGTCCGCCCCGCTACACGGCGGTGGATCTCTACCAGGCGGTGACCAGCGCGGCGATGGTGGCCGTGGGTTTGGTCATTCTCGTCAGGACGCTTCCGCTCGGCCTCCACCCGCAGGCGCTCCTGGCGGGATTCGGATTCCTCGGGCTCGGCGCGTACCGGCTGTCTTTTGTGGTTGCCTACCTCCGGCGGCGGGCCGCCCGGTGACGGAGACGCTGCGGTTTCATCTGCTCGGCTCTACCCTGGCGGCGGCGTTTGCCGCTGCGATGGCGGCGCTGCTCTTTTGGATGCTGCGCCTGCCGCGTCCCGTCTCGGCCGAGATCGCGCGCGCCGTGCGGTCTGTGGGAGCCGTCCGTACGATCTTCGTGCCGATTCTGGAATCCTACTATTCCGCCCGCGCCGTCGAGCTCGCGAGCCGCCTCGGGGAGGAGCAGAAGGCGACCATTTTGCTCGGATACGTGGTCGAAGTTCCGCGAACGCTGAGCCTCGGCGTCGCGCTTCCGAATGTCGAGCAGCGCGGACGGCACGCGTTGGACCGGGCGGGCGAAATCGTCGCCACACACCATTTGCAGTCTACGGCCGAAGTGATCCGGGCGCGCGAAGCGGGCGAGGGAATCGCAAGAACGGCGCGCGACCACGATGTAGATCTCATCGTGCTTGGGATCTCGCCCCAGACCGGGTTCGTCGAAGGGTCGACGGAGCGCGTCGCGGAATCGCTGTTTCGAAACGCGCCCTGCGAGGTCATCATCGACCGCCTCGCCGAGACGAGCATCGGCGCGGTGGCGCCGGACGCGTAGCGCGGGTCGGCGCGAAGGGAGCCGGAGGCCGATGCATGTGGTGGTCCTAGGCTGCGGACGCGTCGGGGCGATGCTCGCCTCGATGTTGGAGACCGAGGGTCATACCGTCGCGATCATCGACCGGGACCCGGAATCGTTCCGCCGGCTCAGCGCCGACTTTCGCGGGAAGACGATTCTCGGCATCGGCATCGATGAAGACATTCTCAAGAAGGCCGGAATCGAGCGGGCCGGCGGATTCGCCGCCTGTACGAACGGGGACAACAGCAATATCATGTCCGCGCAGATCGCGAAGGTGAAGTACAAGGTACCGCGCGTGATCGCAAGGATCTACGATCCACTTCGCGCGGAGGCCTACCGGGAGTTCGGGATCGACACGATCTCGCCCACGCTGCTCGGCGCCGGCCTCTGCATGGACTTTCTCGCGGCGCGGCCGTGGCGGACGATCGAGCAGTACCACGCGGTGCGCGAGGCGCGGCTGCTGTCGGCGGAGCCCGAGGGGGGCGAGTAGGTGTACATCATTATCGCGGGAGGCGGCAAAGTCGGCTACTACCTGACCAAGGCGCTGCGCGACGACGGACAGGAAGTGACCGTCATCGAGAAGCTGCGGCGGCGCTACGTGATTCTCAAGGAGGAGTTCGGCGACGCCGCCCTGCTGGGCGACGCCTGCGAAGTGCGGACGCTCGACCAGGCCGGCGCGGTACGCGCCGATCTGGTCGCCGCGGTCACCGGCGACGACGAGGACAATCTCGTGATCTGCCAGATGGCGAAGCGCAAGTTCAACGTCAAACGCGTGATCGCGCGCATCAACAACCCGAAGAACGAAGTCACCTTCCAGTTGCTGGGGATCGACGAGACGGTCAGCTCAACGAAACTGATCTACAGCCTCATCGAGCAGGAAGTCGAAGCGGCGGACATCATCCCGCTCACGGCGCTGAGGCGCGGCAACCTGGAAGTGGTCGAGGTGGCCATTCCGCCGGATTCCCCCGCGGCGAACCGGCGGGTTCGCGACCTGCCGCTGCCGCGCGGGTGCACCCTCGGGATCCTCGTGCGCGGGGAGTCCGCGGAAGTCGTGCACCCGGACACGATGCTTCGACCGGGCGACGACCTGGTCGCAATTATTCCCGCGGCCGGAGTCCAGGCCTTCCGCCTGGCCCTCCTCGGCCGGGGCGTGCCGGCGTCCTAAATTAACGATTCCTTAACGACTTTCCGCGCCTCCGTGACCCCGTCGTAACGGCGCCGGTGGTATCGTGCCGCCTATGGCCAGCTAGGGAGGGGTGCCGGTGACGGACGTCCTGATGATCGGCCTGATGGCCGTGCTGCTGCTTTCGACCCTCGCATGGATTCCCGGTCTGACGCGGCTGATGGGCGGGCGATGAACGGTTTCTTCGTCGCGCTCGCCGGCGTTCTTTCGATCGGGCTCTTCGTCTACCTGGTCTGCGCCCTCTTGAAGCCCGAGTGGTTCGTATGACGACGGCCGGCGTGCTGCGGATCCTGCTCCCACTCGTGGTCGTCTTCGCGCTGGTCAAGCCGCTCGGGACCTACATGGCCCGCGTCTACATGGGCGAACGGACGATCCTCGACCCCGTGCTGCGGCCGCTGGAGCGGCTGTTCTATCGCTGGTCGCGCGTCGATCCGCACGAGGACATGTCCTGGCAGACGTACTCGATCGCCATTCTCTCGTTCACGTTTGCCGGCATGCTGCTGCTGTACGCGCTTCAGCGGATGCAGGCCGTGCTTCCGCTCAATCCGCAGAAGATGCCGGCGGTCTCGCCGGCCCTGTCGCTCAACACCGCGGTCTCGTTCGCGACCAACACGAACTGGCAGAACTACGGCGGCGAAACGACCCTCAGCTACCTGGTCCAGATGACGGGGCTGACCGTCAAGAACTTCACCTCGGCGGCGGCGGGTATGGCGGTGATGCTGGCGCTCTTCCGGGGCCTGGCGCGGCGGTCGGCGAGCGCGATCGGCAACTTCTGGGTGGACCTGACGCGGAGCGCGCTCTATATCTTCCTGCCGATGTCGATGGTACTGGCGCTGCTGCTCGCGTCGCAGGGCGTTGTGGCGACCCTCTCTCCCTACAAGACCACGACGCTCGTCGAGCCCACGTCGTACGACCGGCCGGCGACCGACGCGAACGGCAAGCCGGTGCTTGATGCGCAGGGCCACCAGAAGACGACGACGGTGAAGGTCACCGAGCAGGTGCTCGCGGTCGGGCCGGCCGCTTCGCAGATTGCGATCAAGCAACTCGGCACGAACGGAGGCGGCTTCTTCAACGTCAACTCGTCCCACCCGTACGAGAATCCGACGCCGTTCTCCAATTTTCTCGAGGTGATCGCGATCGTCCTAATTCCGGCCGCGGTCTGCTACACGTTCGGCCGGATGATCGGCGACACGCGGCAGGGCTGGGCGATCCTGGCCGCGATGACGCTGATGTTCCTGCCGCTGTTGGCCATGGCCGAGGGTTTCGAGCAGGCCGGCAACCCGCTGATCGCGCGCCTCGGTGTGGATCAGCGCGCGGGTCCGCTGCAGTCGGGCGGCAATATGGAAGGCAAGGAGACGCGGTTCGGCGTGCCGGACTCCGCCCTGTGGGCGACCGCGACCACCGCGACCTCGAACGGGTCGGTCAACTCCATGCACGACTCGTACACGCCGCTCGGGGGTCTCGTGCCGCTCGTCGGCATGCACCTCGGCGAGGTCGTCTACGGCGGCGTCGGGGTCGGCCTGTACGACATGCTGATGGTGGTGATCCTCGCCGCGTTCGTCGCCGGGCTGATGGTGGGCAGGACGCCGGAGTACCTCGGCAAGAAGATCGAGGCGTTCGAGATGAAGATGGCGTCGGTCGTCGTCCTCGTGATGCCGCTGATCGTGCTGCTCGGCACCGCGCTCGCCGTCGCGACGCCGGCCGGCCGCGCCGGCGCCTCCAACCCCGGCCCGCACGGCTACAGCGAGATTCTCTATGCCTTCACCTCGATGGGCAACAACAACGGCAGCGCGTTCGCCGGCATCAACAGCAACACGCCGTTCTACAACGACGTCGGCGCGGTGGTGCTGTGGCTCGGGCGGTTCTGGGAGATCGTGCCCGTGCTGGCCGTCGCGGGCTCCATGGCGGCGAAGAAGATCGTGCCGCCGAGCCCCGGGACGCTGCCGACCCACACCGGGCAGTTCGTGTTGTGGCTCGCCGCGGTCACCGTGATCATCGGGGCGCTCAGCTTTCTGCCGGCGCTCGCGCTCGGCCCAATCGTCGAGCACTTCCTGATGCACGCCGGCGCGGTGGTCAAGTGAGGAGGGGCGCATGAGCGCACAGGTGCCGGCCGCGGAGCGTCAGCGCGCGCAGACCGCCATGCTGTGGCGGACGGCGATCCTGGACTCGTTCCTGCGGCTCGATCCTCGGCAGCAGGTGCGCAACCCCGTGATGTTCGTCGTCGAGGTGACGAGCATCCTGACGACGCTGCTCTTCTTCCACGCCCTCTTCGGCCGCGGCGAGGCACCGGCCCCGTTCATCGGCAGCGTGTCGGCGTGGCTGTGGTTCACGGTCGTCTTCGCGAACTTCGCCGAGGCGCTCGCGGAGGGCCGCGGGAAGGCGCAGGCCGAGGCGCTGCGGCGGGCCCGCCGGGATACGCCGGCGAAACGGCTCCGGCGGCCGGAGCGGCCCGACCGTGCCGGACCGTACGAGACGGTGTCGTCGACGGTGCTTCGCAAGGGCGACGTCGTGCTCGTCGAGGCCGGCGACGTGATTTCGGGCGACGGTGAGGTCGTCCAGGGCATCGCGTCGGTTGACGAGAGCGCGGTCACGGGCGAGAGCGCGCCGGTGATCCGCGAGTCGGGCGGCGACCGGAGCGCGGTGACCGGCAGCACACGCGTGCTGTCCGACTGGCTGCTGGTGCGCATCACCGCGAACCCCGGCGAGGGCTTCATCGACCGGATGATCGCGCTCATCGAGGGCGCGCGCCGGCAGAAGACGCCGAACGAGATCGCGCTCAATATCCTGCTGGCCGGCTTCACGATCCTGTTCCTGGTCGTCTGCGCGACGCTGCTGCCCTACTCGATCTACAGCGTCGGGGCGGCCGGGCGCGGCGCGCCGGTCACGATCACCGTGCTGGTGGCGCTCCTCGTCTGTCTCATCCCGACGACGATCGGGGGCCTCTTGAGCGCGATCGGCATCGCCGGCATGGACCGGATGATCAAGCGGAACGTGATCGCGCTGTCGGGACGCGCCGTCGAGGCCGCGGGCGACGTGGACGTCCTGCTGCTCGACAAGACCGGCACGATCACGCTCGGCAACCGCCAGGCCGTCGAGTTCATCCCGGTGGACCACGCGAACGCGGAGGAGCTCGCCGAGGTCGCCCAGCTCGCCTCGCTGGCCGACGAGACGCCCGAAGGCCGCAGCATCGTCGTGCTTGCGAAGGAGCGGTACGGGCTGCGCGGGCGCACCGTCGGCACCGGCTCCGACGGCACGGATGAGGGGCAGTCCGAGGGCATGACGTTTGTCCCATTTACCGCGCAGACCCGCATGAGCGGTGTCAACTTCGACGGGGTCGTGATCCGGAAGGGCGCCCCCGACGCCATCGTCGCGCAGGTACGGTCCGGCGGCGGGGCGGTGCCGCAGGACCTCAACGCGGTGGTCGAGCGGATCGCCCGCTCGGGCGGGACGCCGCTGGTCGTGTCGCGCAACGACAAGATCCTGGGGGTCATCCACCTCAAGGACATCGTGAAGGGCGGCATCAAGGAGCGGTTCATGCAACTGCGCCGCATGGGGATTCGCACGGTCATGATCACCGGCGACAACCCCTTGACCGCGGCGGCGATCGCGGCGGAGGCGGGGGTGGACGACTTCCTGGCCCAGGCGAAGCCCGAGGACAAGCTGCGGCTGATCCGGGAACAGCAGGCGGGGGGACGGCTCGTGGCGATGACGGGGGACGGGACGAACGACGCCCCGGCGCTGGCCCAGGCGGACGTGGCGGTCGCGATGAACACCGGCACGCAGCCGGCCCGCGAGGCCGCGAACATGATCGATCTCGACAGCAACCCGACGAAGCTGATCGAGGTGGTCGAGATCGGCAAGCAGCTGCTGATGACGCGGGGGGCGCTTACGACCTTCAGCATCGCCAACGACGTGGCGAAGTACTTCGCGATCATTCCCGCGGCGTTCGCGTCAACGTATCCCGCGTTGGGGGCGCTGAACTTCATGC is part of the bacterium genome and harbors:
- a CDS encoding APC family permease, producing the protein MGESLPASAASGDQHLRRDISVWGSFMWGFADVGADIYVALGIVIAATMGAAPLAFAAAGVVYIMIGLAYTELAAAYPVAGGGQYFVSRGLGDMAGFIAGSALLLDYTIDIALFATFSAGYMNFFFPAVRDFKANLGPFHNINPLWAGETMVLIVLLTWLNVRGIRESSFLNEVIGVFGLVVEAGLILIGLVFAWKPELLVDQWVHQFPTFHQFMYGSSLAIISYVGLESISQAAQETRRPATVIPRTSIGLIGSVFLFAVFFSITGLGVLPWQAYAKDVGDSVALFGSRLPFVGPIAGPLAAVLGAVILLISANTGVMGASRLVYSMSQLKLVTPWFQDVHHRYRTPARAILVFSGIGLLEAVLAFLTPSAVDVLANMYAFGATLGYTLVFIALIVLRIRDPYSPRPYRVPLNVRLGPRNGVLVEIPIVGVLGLIGILITLIEVVLTHAIGRIAGPAWVLIGLAYYVWFRRQQRLPVTGSVAHAWEEQQRRILRHAEEYDLLERYEIVLAQRDRDLARKGRRA
- a CDS encoding TrkA family potassium uptake protein, translating into MYIIIAGGGKVGYYLTKALRDDGQEVTVIEKLRRRYVILKEEFGDAALLGDACEVRTLDQAGAVRADLVAAVTGDDEDNLVICQMAKRKFNVKRVIARINNPKNEVTFQLLGIDETVSSTKLIYSLIEQEVEAADIIPLTALRRGNLEVVEVAIPPDSPAANRRVRDLPLPRGCTLGILVRGESAEVVHPDTMLRPGDDLVAIIPAAGVQAFRLALLGRGVPAS
- the kdpF gene encoding K(+)-transporting ATPase subunit F — encoded protein: MNGFFVALAGVLSIGLFVYLVCALLKPEWFV
- the kdpB gene encoding potassium-transporting ATPase subunit KdpB, with the translated sequence MLWRTAILDSFLRLDPRQQVRNPVMFVVEVTSILTTLLFFHALFGRGEAPAPFIGSVSAWLWFTVVFANFAEALAEGRGKAQAEALRRARRDTPAKRLRRPERPDRAGPYETVSSTVLRKGDVVLVEAGDVISGDGEVVQGIASVDESAVTGESAPVIRESGGDRSAVTGSTRVLSDWLLVRITANPGEGFIDRMIALIEGARRQKTPNEIALNILLAGFTILFLVVCATLLPYSIYSVGAAGRGAPVTITVLVALLVCLIPTTIGGLLSAIGIAGMDRMIKRNVIALSGRAVEAAGDVDVLLLDKTGTITLGNRQAVEFIPVDHANAEELAEVAQLASLADETPEGRSIVVLAKERYGLRGRTVGTGSDGTDEGQSEGMTFVPFTAQTRMSGVNFDGVVIRKGAPDAIVAQVRSGGGAVPQDLNAVVERIARSGGTPLVVSRNDKILGVIHLKDIVKGGIKERFMQLRRMGIRTVMITGDNPLTAAAIAAEAGVDDFLAQAKPEDKLRLIREQQAGGRLVAMTGDGTNDAPALAQADVAVAMNTGTQPAREAANMIDLDSNPTKLIEVVEIGKQLLMTRGALTTFSIANDVAKYFAIIPAAFASTYPALGALNFMRLSTPQSAISSAVIFNALIIVALIPLALRGVQYRPAGAARILRN
- a CDS encoding TrkA family potassium uptake protein; this translates as MHVVVLGCGRVGAMLASMLETEGHTVAIIDRDPESFRRLSADFRGKTILGIGIDEDILKKAGIERAGGFAACTNGDNSNIMSAQIAKVKYKVPRVIARIYDPLRAEAYREFGIDTISPTLLGAGLCMDFLAARPWRTIEQYHAVREARLLSAEPEGGE
- the kdpA gene encoding potassium-transporting ATPase subunit KdpA; protein product: MTTAGVLRILLPLVVVFALVKPLGTYMARVYMGERTILDPVLRPLERLFYRWSRVDPHEDMSWQTYSIAILSFTFAGMLLLYALQRMQAVLPLNPQKMPAVSPALSLNTAVSFATNTNWQNYGGETTLSYLVQMTGLTVKNFTSAAAGMAVMLALFRGLARRSASAIGNFWVDLTRSALYIFLPMSMVLALLLASQGVVATLSPYKTTTLVEPTSYDRPATDANGKPVLDAQGHQKTTTVKVTEQVLAVGPAASQIAIKQLGTNGGGFFNVNSSHPYENPTPFSNFLEVIAIVLIPAAVCYTFGRMIGDTRQGWAILAAMTLMFLPLLAMAEGFEQAGNPLIARLGVDQRAGPLQSGGNMEGKETRFGVPDSALWATATTATSNGSVNSMHDSYTPLGGLVPLVGMHLGEVVYGGVGVGLYDMLMVVILAAFVAGLMVGRTPEYLGKKIEAFEMKMASVVVLVMPLIVLLGTALAVATPAGRAGASNPGPHGYSEILYAFTSMGNNNGSAFAGINSNTPFYNDVGAVVLWLGRFWEIVPVLAVAGSMAAKKIVPPSPGTLPTHTGQFVLWLAAVTVIIGALSFLPALALGPIVEHFLMHAGAVVK
- a CDS encoding universal stress protein, giving the protein MTETLRFHLLGSTLAAAFAAAMAALLFWMLRLPRPVSAEIARAVRSVGAVRTIFVPILESYYSARAVELASRLGEEQKATILLGYVVEVPRTLSLGVALPNVEQRGRHALDRAGEIVATHHLQSTAEVIRAREAGEGIARTARDHDVDLIVLGISPQTGFVEGSTERVAESLFRNAPCEVIIDRLAETSIGAVAPDA